One stretch of Brachyhypopomus gauderio isolate BG-103 chromosome 8, BGAUD_0.2, whole genome shotgun sequence DNA includes these proteins:
- the dipk1ab gene encoding divergent protein kinase domain 1A isoform X1, with translation MWCLSHGKDSDSMDLAEETHLHPGPTFLYESPGLSLLCCASEARFSYLHMKYLFFSWLAVFVGSWVVYVEYSSYTELCRGHECKNAICDKFRKGIIDGTACSSLCEKDSLYLGKCLSAKSRNQVYSGVWGDMEGIIKCHMEDVPHYDPEAELEPRREAVSFNRPTKGTSVEKFREMVLSHLKAKVGDQANVQDLAALVLGAADANRDGQISLAEARSAWALLQLNEFLLTVVLQDREHTPRLLGFCGDLYVVEKVPYAPLYGISLPWAVELWIPAGLRRSLDQWAAPSWPHKAKIAIGLLELVEDVFHGTFGSFLMCDVSAAGFGYTERHDLKVVDARRIIPEAAFQEVMRERRCDTDGDCVYGADCYTSCDLTKHRCTTEVTQPNLAKACGALKDYLLRGAPPDVKEELEKQLYACIALRGATEQMEMEHSLILNNLKTLLWKRISHTKDSK, from the exons GCTCGGTTCTCCTACCTCCACATGAAGTACCTGTTCTTTTCCTGGCTGGCTGTGTTTGTTGGAAGCTGGGTGGTTTATGTAGAATACTcctcctacacagagctgtgCCGTGGACACGAGTGCAAAAACGCTATT TGTGATAAATTCCGGAAGGGAATAATCGATGGTACTGCATGCAGCAGCCTATGTGAGAAGGACTCTCTGTATTTGGGGAAATGCCTGTCTGCCAAGTCCCGTAACCAG GTATACTCTGGTGTCTGGGGAGATATGGAAGGGATTATTAAGTGCCATATGGAGGACGTTCCGCACTATGACCCGGAAGCCGAGCTGGAGCCTCGGAGAGAGGCTGTGTCCTTCAACAGGCCGACTAAAGGCACGTCTGTGGAGAAGTTCAGAGAGATGGTTCTGAGCCATCTGAAG GCAAAAGTGGGCGACCAGGCCAACGTGCAGGATCTGGCTGCACTCGTGCTCGGAGCAGCTGACGCCAACAGAGACGGGCAGATCTCCCTGGCCGAAGCTCGCTCCGCCTGGGCCCTGCTTCAGCTGAACGAGTTCCTGCTGACCGTGGTCCTTCAGGACCGGGAGCACACTCCGAGGCTGCTGGGCTTCTGTGGGGACCTGTACGTGGTGGAGAAGGTGCCCTACGCACCCCTGTACGGCATCAGCCTCCCCTGGGCCGTGGAGCTCTGGATCCCAGCAGGCCTACGGAGGAGCTTGGACCAGTGGGCAGCGCCCTCGTGGCCCCACAAGGCCAAGATCGCCATAGGCCTGCTGGAGCTCGTCGAGGACGTCTTCCACGGCACCTTCGGCAGCTTCCTCATGTGCGACGTGAGCGCCGCCGGCTTCGGCTACACGGAACGCCACGACCTGAAGGTGGTGGACGCGAGGCGCATCATCCCGGAAGCCGCTTTCCAGGAAGTGATGCGAGAGCGCCGGTGCGATACGGACGGCGATTGCGTGTACGGGGCGGACTGCTACACCTCCTGTGACCTCACCAAGCACCGCTGTACCACCGAGGTGACGCAGCCAAACCTAGCCAAAGCGTGTGGCGCGCTGAAGGACTATCTCCTCCGGGGGGCGCCACCGGACGTAAAGGAAGAACTGGAGAAACAGCTGTACGCCTGCATCGCCCTCCGAGGGGCCACTGAACAGATGGAGATGGAGCACTCCCTTATTCTGAACAACCTCAAGACTCTATTGTGGAAGAGGATATCCCACACAAAAGACTCCAAGTGA
- the rpl5b gene encoding 60S ribosomal protein L5b, whose protein sequence is MGFVKVVKNKAYFKRYQVKFRRRREGKTDYFARKRLVIQDKNKYNTPKYRMIVRFTNRDIICQIAYAKIEGDMIVCAAYSHELPKYGVTVGLTNYAAAYCTGLLLARRLLNKFGLDKVYEGQVEVTGEEFNVESIDGQPGAFTCYLDAGLARTTTGNKVFGVLKGAVDGGLSIPHSTKRFPGYDTESKEFNAEVHRKHILGLNVSEYMSLLIEEDEDTYKKQFSRFIKNGVTPESMEGMYKKAHAAIRENPVHEKKPKKEVKKKRWNRAKLTLGQRKDRVAQKKASFLRAQVAEED, encoded by the exons ATG GGATTTGTAAAAGTAGTGAAGAACAAAGCCTACTTCAAGAGGTACCAGGTGAAgttcaggaggaggagag AGGGAAAGACTGATTACTTTGCTCGAAAACGCCTGGTTATACAAGACAAGAACAAGTACAATACGCCCAAATACCGGATGATCGTTCGCTTTACCAACCGAGACATCATCtgtcag ATTGCCTATGCCAAGATTGAGGGAGACATGATCGTGTGTGCGGCGTACTCCCATGAGCTCCCAAAGTACGGCGTGACTGTGGGCCTGACCAACTACGCGGCGGCTTACTGCACTGGACTGCTCCTGGCCCGCAGG CTGCTGAACAAATTTGGCCTGGATAAGGTGTATGAGGGCCAGGTGGAGGTCACTGGAGAGGAGTTCAACGTTGAGAGCATTGATGGACAGCCTGGTGCCTTTACCTGTTACCTAGATGCTGGACTTGCCAGGACCACCACTGGCAACAAAGTGTTCGGCGTGCTGAAGGGGGCTGTAGATGGAGGTCTGTCCATCCCCCACAG TACCAAACGGTTCCCCGGCTACGATACTGAAAGCAAGGAGTTCAACGCCGAGGTTCACCGCAAACACATCCTGGGCCTGAACGTCTCAGAGTACATGAGTCTTCTCAtagaggaggatgaagataCCTACAAGAAACAGTTCTCCCGCTTCATCAAGAACGGTGTCACCCCTGAAAGC ATGGAGGGAATGTACAAGAAGGCACACGCAGCCATTCGAGAGAACCCAGTGCATGAAAAGAAACCCAAGAaggaagtcaagaagaagag ATGGAACCGTGCCAAGCTGACTCTGGGCCAGAGGAAAGACCGCGTTGCTCAGAAGAAAGCTAGCTTCCTCCGAGCACAGGTCGCAGAAGAGGACTGA
- the dipk1ab gene encoding divergent protein kinase domain 1A isoform X2 yields the protein MARTLIPWIWLRKPIYIQARFSYLHMKYLFFSWLAVFVGSWVVYVEYSSYTELCRGHECKNAICDKFRKGIIDGTACSSLCEKDSLYLGKCLSAKSRNQVYSGVWGDMEGIIKCHMEDVPHYDPEAELEPRREAVSFNRPTKGTSVEKFREMVLSHLKAKVGDQANVQDLAALVLGAADANRDGQISLAEARSAWALLQLNEFLLTVVLQDREHTPRLLGFCGDLYVVEKVPYAPLYGISLPWAVELWIPAGLRRSLDQWAAPSWPHKAKIAIGLLELVEDVFHGTFGSFLMCDVSAAGFGYTERHDLKVVDARRIIPEAAFQEVMRERRCDTDGDCVYGADCYTSCDLTKHRCTTEVTQPNLAKACGALKDYLLRGAPPDVKEELEKQLYACIALRGATEQMEMEHSLILNNLKTLLWKRISHTKDSK from the exons GCTCGGTTCTCCTACCTCCACATGAAGTACCTGTTCTTTTCCTGGCTGGCTGTGTTTGTTGGAAGCTGGGTGGTTTATGTAGAATACTcctcctacacagagctgtgCCGTGGACACGAGTGCAAAAACGCTATT TGTGATAAATTCCGGAAGGGAATAATCGATGGTACTGCATGCAGCAGCCTATGTGAGAAGGACTCTCTGTATTTGGGGAAATGCCTGTCTGCCAAGTCCCGTAACCAG GTATACTCTGGTGTCTGGGGAGATATGGAAGGGATTATTAAGTGCCATATGGAGGACGTTCCGCACTATGACCCGGAAGCCGAGCTGGAGCCTCGGAGAGAGGCTGTGTCCTTCAACAGGCCGACTAAAGGCACGTCTGTGGAGAAGTTCAGAGAGATGGTTCTGAGCCATCTGAAG GCAAAAGTGGGCGACCAGGCCAACGTGCAGGATCTGGCTGCACTCGTGCTCGGAGCAGCTGACGCCAACAGAGACGGGCAGATCTCCCTGGCCGAAGCTCGCTCCGCCTGGGCCCTGCTTCAGCTGAACGAGTTCCTGCTGACCGTGGTCCTTCAGGACCGGGAGCACACTCCGAGGCTGCTGGGCTTCTGTGGGGACCTGTACGTGGTGGAGAAGGTGCCCTACGCACCCCTGTACGGCATCAGCCTCCCCTGGGCCGTGGAGCTCTGGATCCCAGCAGGCCTACGGAGGAGCTTGGACCAGTGGGCAGCGCCCTCGTGGCCCCACAAGGCCAAGATCGCCATAGGCCTGCTGGAGCTCGTCGAGGACGTCTTCCACGGCACCTTCGGCAGCTTCCTCATGTGCGACGTGAGCGCCGCCGGCTTCGGCTACACGGAACGCCACGACCTGAAGGTGGTGGACGCGAGGCGCATCATCCCGGAAGCCGCTTTCCAGGAAGTGATGCGAGAGCGCCGGTGCGATACGGACGGCGATTGCGTGTACGGGGCGGACTGCTACACCTCCTGTGACCTCACCAAGCACCGCTGTACCACCGAGGTGACGCAGCCAAACCTAGCCAAAGCGTGTGGCGCGCTGAAGGACTATCTCCTCCGGGGGGCGCCACCGGACGTAAAGGAAGAACTGGAGAAACAGCTGTACGCCTGCATCGCCCTCCGAGGGGCCACTGAACAGATGGAGATGGAGCACTCCCTTATTCTGAACAACCTCAAGACTCTATTGTGGAAGAGGATATCCCACACAAAAGACTCCAAGTGA
- the dipk1ab gene encoding divergent protein kinase domain 1A isoform X3 has product MKYLFFSWLAVFVGSWVVYVEYSSYTELCRGHECKNAICDKFRKGIIDGTACSSLCEKDSLYLGKCLSAKSRNQVYSGVWGDMEGIIKCHMEDVPHYDPEAELEPRREAVSFNRPTKGTSVEKFREMVLSHLKAKVGDQANVQDLAALVLGAADANRDGQISLAEARSAWALLQLNEFLLTVVLQDREHTPRLLGFCGDLYVVEKVPYAPLYGISLPWAVELWIPAGLRRSLDQWAAPSWPHKAKIAIGLLELVEDVFHGTFGSFLMCDVSAAGFGYTERHDLKVVDARRIIPEAAFQEVMRERRCDTDGDCVYGADCYTSCDLTKHRCTTEVTQPNLAKACGALKDYLLRGAPPDVKEELEKQLYACIALRGATEQMEMEHSLILNNLKTLLWKRISHTKDSK; this is encoded by the exons ATGAAGTACCTGTTCTTTTCCTGGCTGGCTGTGTTTGTTGGAAGCTGGGTGGTTTATGTAGAATACTcctcctacacagagctgtgCCGTGGACACGAGTGCAAAAACGCTATT TGTGATAAATTCCGGAAGGGAATAATCGATGGTACTGCATGCAGCAGCCTATGTGAGAAGGACTCTCTGTATTTGGGGAAATGCCTGTCTGCCAAGTCCCGTAACCAG GTATACTCTGGTGTCTGGGGAGATATGGAAGGGATTATTAAGTGCCATATGGAGGACGTTCCGCACTATGACCCGGAAGCCGAGCTGGAGCCTCGGAGAGAGGCTGTGTCCTTCAACAGGCCGACTAAAGGCACGTCTGTGGAGAAGTTCAGAGAGATGGTTCTGAGCCATCTGAAG GCAAAAGTGGGCGACCAGGCCAACGTGCAGGATCTGGCTGCACTCGTGCTCGGAGCAGCTGACGCCAACAGAGACGGGCAGATCTCCCTGGCCGAAGCTCGCTCCGCCTGGGCCCTGCTTCAGCTGAACGAGTTCCTGCTGACCGTGGTCCTTCAGGACCGGGAGCACACTCCGAGGCTGCTGGGCTTCTGTGGGGACCTGTACGTGGTGGAGAAGGTGCCCTACGCACCCCTGTACGGCATCAGCCTCCCCTGGGCCGTGGAGCTCTGGATCCCAGCAGGCCTACGGAGGAGCTTGGACCAGTGGGCAGCGCCCTCGTGGCCCCACAAGGCCAAGATCGCCATAGGCCTGCTGGAGCTCGTCGAGGACGTCTTCCACGGCACCTTCGGCAGCTTCCTCATGTGCGACGTGAGCGCCGCCGGCTTCGGCTACACGGAACGCCACGACCTGAAGGTGGTGGACGCGAGGCGCATCATCCCGGAAGCCGCTTTCCAGGAAGTGATGCGAGAGCGCCGGTGCGATACGGACGGCGATTGCGTGTACGGGGCGGACTGCTACACCTCCTGTGACCTCACCAAGCACCGCTGTACCACCGAGGTGACGCAGCCAAACCTAGCCAAAGCGTGTGGCGCGCTGAAGGACTATCTCCTCCGGGGGGCGCCACCGGACGTAAAGGAAGAACTGGAGAAACAGCTGTACGCCTGCATCGCCCTCCGAGGGGCCACTGAACAGATGGAGATGGAGCACTCCCTTATTCTGAACAACCTCAAGACTCTATTGTGGAAGAGGATATCCCACACAAAAGACTCCAAGTGA